The genomic stretch GACCAGAAACAGATCAGAGCGCCGGCCTCGAAGGCGCCGAGTCCAGATCGGCGGAAGGCGTGCGTGTAGACAGCCCACAGCACCGCGCCGAACGGCAGGACGAGATAGCTTCGCCAGGTGAGTGCCGCGCCGGATGCCGTCCCGATGAGAAGCATCAGCCCGCCCGCAAGGATCGCCAGCATGCCGATTTTGCGCAGGCGATCTGGCCGTTCCCCCAGCACCAGCATTCCGATCAGCGCGGTGGCGAGCGGCATGGTGCCCGGCAACAGGACGCCGGCGGCGGAGGCCGGAGTGGCGTGCAGTCCGAATGCGGCAACCTGGAAGAAGGGCGCGCCTGCGCCGACGATCATCAGGACCAGCGGTAGGGTGCCGGCACTGCGGGGCCAGAGCCCGGTGCGGCGGAGAAATGGCGAAAGTACGAGCGCCGGGATGCCGAAGCGCAGCAGGCTGAGGTCGAGCGGCGTCAGCATGCCGCCCCTGCTGTAGCGCATCGAAATCAGCCAGGTTGCCCAGATGCCGACGACGGACAGGGCTGCTCCCGCACCGAGCATCGTCGATGTGGATGCAGGCGGGCGTTCGATCACTGCCATCACGGTCTTCCTCTGCAACGACGACGGCGGATCATAGCTCCGTTAGAGGAGGCCCGTCCTTGCTAAATCGCGCCGGGAATGGCAAGAACTTGGCATGATGCGCCAAGAAGATGGGGTAAAACGGACGAACATGCCAAAAATTGACAAGTTCGATCTTGGCATTCTCGAGGCCCTGCAGCAGGACGCCCGGGCAACCAATGTAGAAGTCGCCGAACGCGTAAACCTCTCTCCTTCGCCCTGCCTGCGGCGGACGCGCATGCTGGAGGAAGGCGGCATCATCCGTGGTTACCGCGCCGACATCGACAGGCAGGCGATCGGGTTGGAACTGACGGTCTTCGTTTCCTTCAAGGTGATCCGCCATACGCGCGAAAATGCGCAGGCGCTGGAGCAGGCGCTGATCGACATTCCGGAAGTGATTGCCTGCCACATGATCTCCGGGCAGTCGGATTTCCTGGCTGAGGTCGTGGTCGAGAATCTTGCAGCCTATGAGCGCCTGCTGACGGAGAAACTGCTGGTCCTGCCGCAGGTCACCGACATCCAGTCGAATTTCTCCATCCGGGCCGTCAAGACCGGCGGCGCGCTGAAGCTGCCGCCGGTCCGTGAACGGGGCTAGAAGCCGGATAGGACGATCTTGCCCTTCGTCCGGCCGCTTTCGATCATCGAATGGGCGCGCTTGAGGTTCGCCGCATTGATCACACCATAGGTCTCGTTCAGCGTGGTGCGGATATCGCCGGCATCCACCATGTCTGCCACATGGTTCAGCAGCTTGTGCTGCTCGATCATGTCCGCCGTCTGCCAGACCGGACGGGCGAACATCATCTCCCAGTGGATGGAGAGCGACTTGCGCTTGAATGGACGCAGGTCCATCGGCTCCTTCGGATCGTCGATCAGCGAGAACCGCCCTTGCGGCGCGATCAGTTCCAGGACGTCGGCCACATGCTTTTCCGTCTGCGTGGTGGAGAAGACGAAAGCGGGCGAACCTATGCCCAATGCCTCCACCTGGGGCGCCAGAGCATCGCTGTGGTCGATCACATGATGAGCCCCAAGCTCGCTGATCCAGACCTTTGTCTCCGGGCGTGATCCGGTCGCGATGATGGTGAGATCGGTCAGGCGACGGGCGAGCTGGATGGCGATGGATCCCACGCCGCCAGCGCCGCCGATGATGAGGATTGCATTGGCCGCACCAGGAACCGGGTCCTGCACCTTCATGCGGTGGAACATCGCTTCATAGGCCGTGATGGCGGTAAGCGGCAGGGCGGCAGCCTCCTCGAAGCTGAGGCTTGCAGGTTTCCTGCCGACGATCCGCTCGTCGACGAGGTGATACTCCGCATTGGTGCCCTGCCGATTGACGGCACCTGCATAGAAGACCTCGTCACCGGGCTTGAAGAGGGTGACCTCGCTTCCGACTGCCTTGACCACCCCCGCCGCGTCATACCCCAGCACCCGGTATTGCCCGTCTTCCACCGCTGCCGAGGCCCGGACCTTCGTATCCACCGGGTTGACGGAAACCGCCCTGATCTCGACCAGGAGATCGCGGCCGGTGGCTGTGGGCATAGGCAGCTCGATGTCGATGAGCGCGGTATCCGCGTCGATGGGTTGGGGCTTGTTGAAGGCGACGGCGCGCATGCGGCTCTCCCTGTTCGTTGATTGCGTGCTCCATAGTTGCAGCCTATGCTCCCGAACCGCAAGAATGCACATTTCCGCCACATAGTACCGAAAAGGATACTGTCGATGTCCCGTCCCCGCGCCAAGCTGACCGGCAACTTCCCCGGATGTCCGGTGGAATCGACCCTGAGCTTCCTCGACGGCAAGTGGAAGGGCGTGATCCTCTATCACCTCCTCACCGACGGCACGCTGCGGTTCAACGAGCTGCGCCGCCGCATTCCCTCGGTCACGCAGCGCATGCTGACTAAGCAGTTGCGGGAACTGGAGGAGGCGGAGCTCATCACCCGCACCATCTTTCCGGTGGTGCCGCCGCGGGTCGATTACGCCCTGACTCCGCTGGGGCAGAGTCTCGAGCCTGTGGTGGCGGCACTGCACGCCTGGGGCAAACGGCACGTCCTCTGCCGAAACGGTGAGAAGACGGTCGTGAAGCCGGAGCCGGCGACCCAGCCGGCAGCTGCCTGAGCGGATATTCTTGCCAACTCCGTAACGCCTCAGTCACCGGAAATCTGCCGGCATCTGCTGGCGAAGGAGCAGCAGAGCAACCATTTTTGCCATGGCTCGTTGTTCGGCGGGCTGACCTGCAGGCAGAGCGAAAGCGCCAGATGAACCTTGTTGCCGTCTTCAACCGCGATGGCGGAACCTTCAAGACCACCGAGATGGACGCCTATTGCGCCCGGGCGGCCGAGACGTTCAAGAACGCCGGTCATCAGATCCAGTGCCATGTCGTCTCCGGCAAGGATGTCGTTTCGACGATGCAGCGCGTGGCGGCGATCCCAGAGGTGGAGGGACTGATTGCCGGAGGCGGCGACGGCACCATTTCCGCGGCAGCCGACATTGCCTGGCGCAATGGCCTGACACTCGGCATCGTTCCGGCCGGGACGATGAACCTCTTCGCGCGATCCCTCAAGCTGCCGCTCGATATCTGGGACGTCCTCGACGTCCTGGCGCAGGGGAAGATCGAGAATGTCGATATCGCCAGCGCCAACGGCAGGAGCTTCATCCATCAGTTTTCCGCCGGTCTTCACGCACGCATGGTCCGTTACCGGAATTCCATGACGTTTGGGTCACGTCTCGGGAAGATCCGCGCCAGCACGCGGGCCGTGCTGGGGGTGATGTTCAATCCCCCGGAATTCGAGGTGGAGTTTAATGCCGAAGGGAAGTTAGGGCACCGCAAGGTCTCCGCCATTTCCGTGTCGAACAACGAGTTCGGCCAGGACCCGCTGCTCGTAGCGCCGGATGTGACGGGCGGCCATCTCGGCTTCTACATTGCCGACCCGCTGACGCCAGCGGGCGTGGCCCAACTCGCCTACGACATCCTGCGGGGCCGCCTGAAGGAGAACGAATCTGTCACGGCCATGACCACCACCGAGGTCGAGCTGCACTTCCCGCGCGAACGAAAGGACGTCCGCTGCGTCATCGACGGGGAACTGCTGCCCATGGACCGTGACGTCAAGCTGCGCATCCACGCCGGTGAGCTCAAGGTTCTCGTGCCTCGCGAACCCGGCGAACTTGAGCAGGAAGAGGCGGGAAGCGGCATCTGACCCTTCAGATGCGCGGCAGATAGGTGCGGTAGTCGAAATCGGAGACCGTGCGCAGGTAGGTGAGCGCCTCCTTCCGCTTCGTATCCGCATAGAGCTTCTGGTAGCGTTCGCCGAAGACGTCGCGAATGAAGGCGGATGCGGCGAAGTCTTCGACAGCGGTGAGGAAGTCATGCGTCAGGCGGCGATTGCCCGGCGCCGGCTGGCCGGGTTCGGTTGGCAGGCCCGCGTCGAGCGTCTGTTCGATTCCAAGCAGCATTCCTCCCAATATGGCAGTCAGCAGCAGATAGGGATTGGCATCGGCGCCGGCGACCCGGTGCTCGATACGCGCTGCCGGCCCGTCCTTGTCAGGTATGCGCACGGCCGTTCCGCGGTGGCCATAGCCCCAGTCGATGTCGACGGGCGCGAAGGATCCCGGCTGGAAACGTCGATAGGAATTGGCAAAAGGCGCGAAGATCAGCTGCGCGTCGCGCATCGTGTCCAGCATTCCGGCACAGACGGATTTGAGGAGCGCCGGCTCGCCGCCCTTGGCATCAAGGATGTTGTTTCCGTCGCGGTCGATGATGCTCGCATGGACATGCAGGCCCGAGCCGGCATGCTCGGCATAGGGCTTTGCCATGCAGGTGGATTTCAGGCCGTGGCGCTTCGCCGCCTGTTCGGCAATCCGCTTGAGATAGACGCAGTCGTCGGCGGCGGCGAGGGCATCCGGCCGGTGCAGGAGGTTGATCTCGAACTGGCCCGGGCCAAACTCGGCCGTGGTGGCGTCCGCAGGCAGGCCCTGCGCCTTCGCCCATGAGCGGACGGTCTGCAGGTAACTGTCCAGCGCATTGACCGCGCTCATGTCGTAGAGCTGAAAGCCGTTCGGCTCCCCGCGGAATGCAAGGCTTTCCGGCGGACGCGGCCTGCCGGTCTCGCGCCAGTCGCCCTCCACCACATAGAATTCCAGCTCGGTGGCCACCACTGGCGTGAGCTCGCGTTCCTCATATCGTTGAAGCAGGGCGGCAAGGATGGCGCGCGGGTCCATGAAGCTCGGGCTGCCGTCCAACTCGTGCATCGTTGACAGCACTTGCTGTGACCCCTGCGGTGCCCACGGCATGGGCGCGAGGCTGCGACGGTCCGGAAGGCAGATACCGTCGGGGTCGCCGATCGACAGGGACAGTCCGGTGATGTCGTCATTGTCGTCACCCCAGATGTCGAGCGACTGCGTCGAGGAGGGGAGCCGGACAGTGCCATCCCAAACCTTCCTTTCCGCCTCCAGCGGGATCTGCTTGCCGCGCAGGTCACCATTCATGCCGACGAGCAGGATTTCGATGCGGGGAGGGGCATTCTCGGCGGTCATGGGAAGTCTTCAGAAGGGAGTTGCGAAGCTTCGTTCGTAGCCGATAAGACTTGGGCAGACAATCTTGCCTCCGGAAGACCCCAATGACCTCTGCCACAGTCCTCTCCAATCTCGGCGCCATCGATGCCGCCCACCACCTGCATCCCTTCTCGGACATGAAGAAGCTCAATGCGGCAGGCACGCGGGTTATCGAGCGGGCCGAGGGCGTGCATATCTTCGACAGCACCGGCAAGAAATACCTCGATGCCTTTGCCGGCCTCTGGTGCGTCAATGTCGGCTATGGGCGGCGAGAGATCGCCGAGGCGGTTCATCGCCAGATGAGCGAGCTGCCCTATTACAACAGCTTCTTCGGCACGACGACACCGCCGACGATCCTGCTTGCGCAGAAGATCGCCTCACATGCCGGCGGCAAGCTGAACCGCGTCTTCTTCACCAATTCCGGCTCCGAAGCCTCCGACACCTGGTTTCGCATGGCGCGGGTCTACTGGAAGGCGCTTGGCAAGCTGGAGAAGACGCAGGTCATCGCCCGCCGCAACGCCTATCACGGCTCGACGGTCGCCGGTGCCTCGCTCGGTGGCATGAAGTGGATGCACGAGCAGGGCAACCTGCCGATCGAAGGGATTCACCACATCGGTCAGCCCTACTGGTATGCGGAGGGCGGCGATCTTTCGCCGGCTGAGTTCGGCCTGAAGGTGGCCCGCGAACTGGAGCAGAAGATCGACGAACTTGGGGAAGATCGTGTCGCCGCCTTCGTCGCCGAGCCGATCCAGGGCGCCGGCGGTGTGATCATACCTCCGGAGACCTACTGGCCCGAGGTCGCCCGCATCTGCCGCGAACGCGACATCCTGCTCGTCTCCGACGAGGTGATCTGCGGCTTCGGACGGCTCGGCTCCTGGTTCGGATACCAGCACTACGGGGTGGAGCCCGATCTTGCGCCGATCGCCAAGGGGCTCTCCTCCGGTTACCTGCCCATCGGCGGCGTGATGGTGAGCGACCGGGTGGCGGACGTGATGGTGGAGGAGCTCGGCGATTTCTACCACGGCTTCACCTATTCCGGGCATCCGGTCTGTGCCGCGGCGGCACTGGAAAACCTGCGCATCATCGAGGAAGAGGGGCTGGTCGAACGTATCCGCGACGACATCGGGCCCTATTTCGCCGCCGCCTGGAAAAGCCTGGAGAGCCATGAGGTGGTGGGTGAGGCCGAGAGCGTCGGGCTGATGGGTGGCCTGCAACTGGCGGCCGACAAATGGGCCCGCCGGCGCTATGCCAAGCCCGACGACATCGGCACGCTGGTGCGCAACCACTGCGTCGAAAACGGCCTGATCATGCGGGCTACCGGCGACCGCATGCTCGCCTCGCCGGCCTTCACCATCAGCCGTTCGGAGGTGGACGAGGTGGTCGACAAGCTGCGCAAGGCGCTCGACCACCTGCGGGACACGGTCAGGGAATAGTCTCGACGTCTGTCGAATTTACTGGAACGCGGTCTCGTAGAAGCTTCTGAGCTTGCGCGAATGGAGGCGTTCCACCGGCATCGCGGCGAGCTTCTGCACGGCGCGGATGCCGATCTGCAGGTGCTGGCTGACCTGGGTGCGGTAGAAGGCGGTCGCCATGCCCGGCAGTTTCAACTCACCGTGCAGCGGCTTGTCGGAAACGCAGAGCAGGGTGCCGTACGGCACGCGGAAGCGGAAGCCGTTGGCCGCGATCGTCGCCGATTCCATGTCGAGCGCGATCGCCCGCGACTGCGACAGCCTTTTCACCGGGCCGCGCTGGTCGCGCAGTTCCCAGTTGCGGTTGTCGATTGTCGCGACCGTTCCGGTGCGCATGATGCGCTTGAGTTCGAAGCCCTCATAGCCCGTCACCTCCTCGACCGCATCCTCGAGCGCCTGCTGAACCTCTGCCAGCGCGGGGATCGGGACCCATACCGGCAGGTCGTCGTCCAGCACATGGTCCTCGCGGACATACGCATGGGCGAGCACGTAATCACCCAGCCGCTGGCTGTTTCGCAGGCCGGCGCAGTGGCCGACCATCAGCCAGGCATGCGGACGCAGGACGGCGATATGGTCGGTAATGGTCTTGGCGTTTGACGGGCCGACGCCGATGTTGACCAGCGTGATCCCGGCATGCCCCTTCTTCTTCAGGTGATAGGCGGGCATCTGGGGCAGGCGCCCGACGAGGGCGGTTTCCTCGCGGGGCTCTCCCGGATAGGTGACGAGATTGCCCGGCTCGACGAACGCATCATAGCCTTCGCCGCCCTTGGCCATCATCTCGCGTGCCCAGGCGGCGAATTCGTCGATATAGAACTGGTAGTTTGTGAACAGCACGAAGTTCTGGAAATGCTCGGCGCTGGTCGCCGTATAATGGCTGAGGCGGGCCAGTGAATAGTCGATGCGCTGCGCCGTGAAGGGCGCGAGCGGGGCGGGCTCGCCCGTTACCTGGTCGTATTCGCCATTGGCGATCAGGTCGTCGGTGTTGTTGAGATCTGGCGTGTCGAACAGATCGCGCAGCGAGACATCGGCAAGCCCGGCGGTCGCCGACGCCTCCACATGGGCACCCTCGCCGAAGGCAAAGTGCAACGGAATCGGCGTGGCGGATTCCGACACCGTAATCGGGACATTGTGGTTCCTCATCAGCAGCCCGAGTTGTTCCTTCAGGTAGTGACGGAAGAGCTTCGGCCGTGTGATCGTGGTGGTGTAGATCCCCGGCGACGTGACGTGTCCATAGGAAAGGCGCGAGTCTGCATGACCGAACGACGTCGTCTCTATGCTGACCTGGGGATAGCAGGCGCGGTACCGCCCGGTCACCGGACTGCCATTGGCCAAGGCTCCAAAGGCATCGATCAGGAAGCGGGTGTTGCGTTCATAAAGCTCTGTGAGCGCGTCCACGGCTTCAGCCGGATCGTCGAAGACAACTGTCTCGTAGGGGCTGGGGCTGATGAAGGGGAGAGGGGAAAGAGAAAAGATTCGCTTGCTCATGGGCCATTATAGGATGAAGTCGTTGACAAGCAAAAGACGTCATCCCGTCGACAGGCGTCAAGACATCGACTGGCGCTGCAAGCTGACGAACAGCACGAAGCCCGCGCCTTGCTTGGGTGCCAGACCATCGGCCTTCGCGTGAATGGTCACGGCAGCCAGCGGGCCGACGAGAAGGAGGGCCGCAAGCGTCATGCGCAGCAGCATCGGCGCCAGGTGCGCGGAACGCGAGTTTTTGGGATGATCGCTTGTCCTCATAGGAGGGCTCCGCAGAAGGGAGACAACCCGGTGCACCGGCCAGCGAAGCCGAGATCCGAGCGCCTTGCCCAGCTTCCGGCATTCCCGACCATCGCACCGAAGAGGATCGCGAAGTTCACGCAGATCAGCGTGACGTTGATGAAGTGGCGAACAAGTGCAGACATTCTCTTCCCCAAACCCTATTGGGAGCAGAGAGTATCAATGCCCGCTGAACTCCGCCTGAGGCGGTGGTTCATCTGGCGTTCAGCGAAGTAATGCTCGCAATTCCGTCCACGGTACTCCTACCCAAGACGCAAAAAAGCCGGCGTTGGGCCGGCTTTTTCGATTTCCGCTCGAAGAATGCGACCCGAGCGGGAACGGTGGCTTGAATGAACCGATCAGTTCGTCGGACGGAGCGCACCTTCGTAGTAGTCGCCGCGGTCCTGGGTACCGTCGATGTCGGTATTGGCCATGTTGCGATCCCGGATCATCCAGTTGCTGTCACCGTTGATGCTGCCGGTCGACATTGTATCAACCTGGGTATCATCGATGCTCGGCGGGGATTCTGCATATGGCTCGTACTGCGTCGACTGGGCAAATGCCGAGCCCGCAAAAGCAGAAGAAGCGATGAGAGCGGCAACAAAACCGGTGGTAAGGGAGGTTTTCATGTCCTGTCCTTTCTTTGGGTTATCCTTTGCCAGCGCGCCGTGTGGCGGCTTGCAGGACAGAAACCCACTCGGCAGGACATCGTTCCGCAAAAGATGATTATCGGCGTTCACAAAGAATGCGAGCAACATCAAGCGGATGTTATCTTCTGCGTGATCTGGATTTGAGGCGTCGGTGGGGCGAACCCGGTGTATTGCCGGCGCTCGCTTGAACCGCAGTCTTCGTTGATTCGCGTCGCCACCTGTTCTATCATGACCAAGCGATGGCGAGCCGCAGGCTTCTTCATCGTGTCAGGTGGAGGGCGATTGCGACCCGCCGTCCAGCCGGTGTCTTGAATGAACTGCAAAGACCAGCCGCGAGAGCGGCTGGTCTTTCGGTATTCGTAAGAAGTTCAGCCTCGTACGGCTCGTCGCAGGCGGTGGATCAATGCGTTGAGCCGTGCGGGGTAAGCGATTACTGCGGGCGGTTTGCGCCTTCGTAGTAGTCGCCACGGTCGGGAGCCTGGCGTACATCCTGAGACGCGAATTCAGCGCGATCGCTGATGCTGCCGGTCTGAACACGGTCGATCCGGCTGTTCGCGGCGTCCTTGGCTGCGCCCTCGTAATAATCGCCAGCTGCGAGTGCTGCGCCACCGAAGGTCGCGGTGGCGATAAGAGCTGCGGCGAGGGTGGTGATTGACTTGGTCATGGTGAATTTCCCTTCTTTGATAGGGCTGCCGTGCGGAAAGTTTGCGACCTGAGGCACGGCTAGCCGGTGTGTCGAATGAACTGCGTTAGTTGGGGCGGTTTGCGCCTTCGTAGTAG from Pseudorhizobium banfieldiae encodes the following:
- a CDS encoding Lrp/AsnC family transcriptional regulator, producing MPKIDKFDLGILEALQQDARATNVEVAERVNLSPSPCLRRTRMLEEGGIIRGYRADIDRQAIGLELTVFVSFKVIRHTRENAQALEQALIDIPEVIACHMISGQSDFLAEVVVENLAAYERLLTEKLLVLPQVTDIQSNFSIRAVKTGGALKLPPVRERG
- a CDS encoding DMT family transporter, which produces MAVIERPPASTSTMLGAGAALSVVGIWATWLISMRYSRGGMLTPLDLSLLRFGIPALVLSPFLRRTGLWPRSAGTLPLVLMIVGAGAPFFQVAAFGLHATPASAAGVLLPGTMPLATALIGMLVLGERPDRLRKIGMLAILAGGLMLLIGTASGAALTWRSYLVLPFGAVLWAVYTHAFRRSGLGAFEAGALICFWSTVINLPLIPLMGSNLLVAPASEIALQLVPQGLLSGLLATVLYGIGVRMLGATKAAAYTAVTPVAAAIGGAVLLGEAVDALTIGATFVTGLGVLLSTGLLSRRRA
- a CDS encoding winged helix-turn-helix transcriptional regulator is translated as MSRPRAKLTGNFPGCPVESTLSFLDGKWKGVILYHLLTDGTLRFNELRRRIPSVTQRMLTKQLRELEEAELITRTIFPVVPPRVDYALTPLGQSLEPVVAALHAWGKRHVLCRNGEKTVVKPEPATQPAAA
- a CDS encoding diacylglycerol/lipid kinase family protein translates to MNLVAVFNRDGGTFKTTEMDAYCARAAETFKNAGHQIQCHVVSGKDVVSTMQRVAAIPEVEGLIAGGGDGTISAAADIAWRNGLTLGIVPAGTMNLFARSLKLPLDIWDVLDVLAQGKIENVDIASANGRSFIHQFSAGLHARMVRYRNSMTFGSRLGKIRASTRAVLGVMFNPPEFEVEFNAEGKLGHRKVSAISVSNNEFGQDPLLVAPDVTGGHLGFYIADPLTPAGVAQLAYDILRGRLKENESVTAMTTTEVELHFPRERKDVRCVIDGELLPMDRDVKLRIHAGELKVLVPREPGELEQEEAGSGI
- a CDS encoding zinc-binding alcohol dehydrogenase family protein produces the protein MRAVAFNKPQPIDADTALIDIELPMPTATGRDLLVEIRAVSVNPVDTKVRASAAVEDGQYRVLGYDAAGVVKAVGSEVTLFKPGDEVFYAGAVNRQGTNAEYHLVDERIVGRKPASLSFEEAAALPLTAITAYEAMFHRMKVQDPVPGAANAILIIGGAGGVGSIAIQLARRLTDLTIIATGSRPETKVWISELGAHHVIDHSDALAPQVEALGIGSPAFVFSTTQTEKHVADVLELIAPQGRFSLIDDPKEPMDLRPFKRKSLSIHWEMMFARPVWQTADMIEQHKLLNHVADMVDAGDIRTTLNETYGVINAANLKRAHSMIESGRTKGKIVLSGF
- a CDS encoding aspartate aminotransferase family protein — its product is MTSATVLSNLGAIDAAHHLHPFSDMKKLNAAGTRVIERAEGVHIFDSTGKKYLDAFAGLWCVNVGYGRREIAEAVHRQMSELPYYNSFFGTTTPPTILLAQKIASHAGGKLNRVFFTNSGSEASDTWFRMARVYWKALGKLEKTQVIARRNAYHGSTVAGASLGGMKWMHEQGNLPIEGIHHIGQPYWYAEGGDLSPAEFGLKVARELEQKIDELGEDRVAAFVAEPIQGAGGVIIPPETYWPEVARICRERDILLVSDEVICGFGRLGSWFGYQHYGVEPDLAPIAKGLSSGYLPIGGVMVSDRVADVMVEELGDFYHGFTYSGHPVCAAAALENLRIIEEEGLVERIRDDIGPYFAAAWKSLESHEVVGEAESVGLMGGLQLAADKWARRRYAKPDDIGTLVRNHCVENGLIMRATGDRMLASPAFTISRSEVDEVVDKLRKALDHLRDTVRE
- the amn gene encoding AMP nucleosidase, which translates into the protein MSKRIFSLSPLPFISPSPYETVVFDDPAEAVDALTELYERNTRFLIDAFGALANGSPVTGRYRACYPQVSIETTSFGHADSRLSYGHVTSPGIYTTTITRPKLFRHYLKEQLGLLMRNHNVPITVSESATPIPLHFAFGEGAHVEASATAGLADVSLRDLFDTPDLNNTDDLIANGEYDQVTGEPAPLAPFTAQRIDYSLARLSHYTATSAEHFQNFVLFTNYQFYIDEFAAWAREMMAKGGEGYDAFVEPGNLVTYPGEPREETALVGRLPQMPAYHLKKKGHAGITLVNIGVGPSNAKTITDHIAVLRPHAWLMVGHCAGLRNSQRLGDYVLAHAYVREDHVLDDDLPVWVPIPALAEVQQALEDAVEEVTGYEGFELKRIMRTGTVATIDNRNWELRDQRGPVKRLSQSRAIALDMESATIAANGFRFRVPYGTLLCVSDKPLHGELKLPGMATAFYRTQVSQHLQIGIRAVQKLAAMPVERLHSRKLRSFYETAFQ
- a CDS encoding glutamine synthetase family protein, whose translation is MTAENAPPRIEILLVGMNGDLRGKQIPLEAERKVWDGTVRLPSSTQSLDIWGDDNDDITGLSLSIGDPDGICLPDRRSLAPMPWAPQGSQQVLSTMHELDGSPSFMDPRAILAALLQRYEERELTPVVATELEFYVVEGDWRETGRPRPPESLAFRGEPNGFQLYDMSAVNALDSYLQTVRSWAKAQGLPADATTAEFGPGQFEINLLHRPDALAAADDCVYLKRIAEQAAKRHGLKSTCMAKPYAEHAGSGLHVHASIIDRDGNNILDAKGGEPALLKSVCAGMLDTMRDAQLIFAPFANSYRRFQPGSFAPVDIDWGYGHRGTAVRIPDKDGPAARIEHRVAGADANPYLLLTAILGGMLLGIEQTLDAGLPTEPGQPAPGNRRLTHDFLTAVEDFAASAFIRDVFGERYQKLYADTKRKEALTYLRTVSDFDYRTYLPRI